TTGTTTCCGGCCTAATCATGCGCAATGAACAAAATCCCTTGTATCAGGAAGTTTTAGAGAAAACAGGAATTAACAAACGCTACGGAAATTTAATTGCTGAATGGGGCGGAACCGGTGTTTTCAGGAAGGGGCTTTATGGTTCTTCAGAAATGTTTGTTGATGCCTTTATGCAAATGTATAAAAGCGGGATTCTAAAAAGGAGAGTCTTTGAGAGTATCCCTCTGATGAAGCTCATCAATTCCGGGGAACTGACCCCTGAGCACATCCCCTCCGACATAATCGATCAGCTCATAGAAATCCAAGGAATTCATCCTAATCTTAGCGAAGACGACTTCAAGTTTCTGGTTGATTTTGGAATCTTAAAACAAGGGCTTCGATTCGAAAAGGGCTTCATCTTTGATGAAACTGCCCAATATTCTGCCGATTTAAGCATCGAAAAAAATCGCCTTGAGATCCGCCATTTGCTGGGCAAAGAATTACTCGGGGGCCAAGTAATCATAGGCGCATTTTTCGTCGGACCCAAGGCATTTTATCAAGCTCTTAATGACATGAGTGAAGAAGAACGAAAACTTTTCGGCATGTCTGGAGTTGAGAAGGTTAACCAATTGTACGGCGGAGAAGAATTACGAACTTTACAGCGAAAAGATGCACGTTTCGTCAATACGGGAATGATTGCCACCGTCCTTGGTGCTATTGCTTCCGATCAGCTTGAGGATGGCCGCGTTATCAGCGGAATAGGCGGTCAATATAATTTTGTAGCCATGGGGCATGCCCTGCTTGATGCCCGAGTCATTATGATGATTAAAAGCACTAAAGGTTACGGCAAAACTCTTAAATCAAATATTGTTTTCAAATATGGCCATTGCTCGGTACCAAAACACCTTAGGGATATCATTGTAACTGAATACGGAATTGCCGACGTCCGCAGTAAACCTGAAAAACAAGTGATTGCTGAGCTCATTAATATCGCTGATTCTCGTTTCCAAAAACAACTTCTTGAACAGGCAAAAAAAGCGGGAAAAATACCCCCGGATTATGAAATTCCCGAAGAATACCGACATAATACCCCAGAGAAAATCACCGCTCTTCTTAAACCTTATCAATCCCAAGGAGTTTTCCGGCCCTTCCCCTTTGATACGGATTTAACAGAGACAGAAATAGCTCTGGGAGGAGCTCTTAAGAGTTTAAAAAAGCTTTCGACTGGCAACCGTTTCAAATTGGTCAGCGGGATAATCAAAGAATTCACAAGACCTATTCCCGCCTCAGCCTATCCCTACATGAAGAGACTGAAACTCCATAAGGCTTCCTCAGTACAAGAACGCGTTATGCGGAAATTGGTCGTTTTTGCTTTGAGAAATAACAGTCTTCTTAAAAATCTCCATCCTCTGCCAGAACACATTAACAATCAAGTCAGAAATACTCAATCACTATAAACCTGTCATTTCTACATTCATCCATTTGTTAGTAAACATCAGCTTCTTCCCTACCAAGCTGGAAGCGAGCTGATGTTTTCGTTATGCTTACAAACAAGCCCAGCTGAGTCCCTTAACAAATTCTTAACATTTGTAACCTATATTGAATAAAAAAACTTGATATAATATATCAGGTTGTTTTAGGTTCAAATCACAATTAAGATATTTTAGGGGGATAAATGTTACTACAAAGGATTTCTCAAAATACACCAAACTTCAAGCTGGATAATAGACTTCTGAATATATGTTTAGTCATGGGTCTCCCTTTATCGATGCTGTTTGCTTTGGATGCTACCTATCGGGGAAATATATTTGACACACTTCACTGGATAAGGCAATATCCAAAACAATTTGCCCTTAGCTATGTCTTGATGTTCGGATTTATCAATTTGTTCTATATTCTGCATCGTAAGATTTATACCGGG
This Desulfosporosinus orientis DSM 765 DNA region includes the following protein-coding sequences:
- a CDS encoding acetyl-CoA hydrolase/transferase C-terminal domain-containing protein, whose product is MNVKPGTVINDVKKCVDEIIHYIGKEIFFSMPLALGKPVLFINELYRRAKEDPELKLTIITALTLEKPKGHTDLERRFLGPLADRVFAGVPEFDFMLDFRAGKLPKNVEIYEFFSKAGGYLNNPVAQQNHLASNYTHANRDALALGGNVFAQLVGFREINGKMMYSMSCNTDVGLEAIQNLKALRAQGKKVAIIAEANKNMPFMYGDAVVEADSYDIILEGPQFDYELFCPPKDPVALADHMIGINVSTLIKDGGTIQVGIGALGDAIVSGLIMRNEQNPLYQEVLEKTGINKRYGNLIAEWGGTGVFRKGLYGSSEMFVDAFMQMYKSGILKRRVFESIPLMKLINSGELTPEHIPSDIIDQLIEIQGIHPNLSEDDFKFLVDFGILKQGLRFEKGFIFDETAQYSADLSIEKNRLEIRHLLGKELLGGQVIIGAFFVGPKAFYQALNDMSEEERKLFGMSGVEKVNQLYGGEELRTLQRKDARFVNTGMIATVLGAIASDQLEDGRVISGIGGQYNFVAMGHALLDARVIMMIKSTKGYGKTLKSNIVFKYGHCSVPKHLRDIIVTEYGIADVRSKPEKQVIAELINIADSRFQKQLLEQAKKAGKIPPDYEIPEEYRHNTPEKITALLKPYQSQGVFRPFPFDTDLTETEIALGGALKSLKKLSTGNRFKLVSGIIKEFTRPIPASAYPYMKRLKLHKASSVQERVMRKLVVFALRNNSLLKNLHPLPEHINNQVRNTQSL